The nucleotide window GACGACTCCATGGCCACGAACAGCACCGGCGCGGCGTCCGGATCCAGCTTGCTGATCACCGGCGCCTTGGTGCCCTCTGGCAAATCCGGCAGGACCGTGCCGACGTGGTCGCGTACCTCTTGCGCGGCAACGTCGACGTTCTTGTCCAGGGTGAACGTGACGAACACCTGCGAGACGCCTTCGGTCGACGTGGACCGCAGCTCTTCGATGCCGCCCAGAGTGTTGATCGCCTCTTCAATCTTGTCGGACAGCTCGGTCTCCACCTCTTCCGGCGCGGCGCCGGGCAGCTGGGTGATGACCGAGATGATCGGGAAGTCGACGTTGGGGAAGCGATCGACGTTCAGGTTTTTGTAACCGACCACGCCGATGACGACGATGGTCAGGATCATCACCGTGGCGAAGACGGGACGCCGGACGCAGATACTAGCCAGCCATTGCATGAAAAGCCGCCTTTCTTACTCGAAACGCGCGCCGTCGTGGACGGCCGGGCTCAGGCTGGCCACCACGCGCTCGCCTTTGTTGACGCCCGAAAGGACGGTGACGAATCCTCCCTTGGCTTCTCCCACCTGCACCAGGCGTTCTTCCAGGCGCTTGTCGGTGGCGATGTAGATCCGTTTGGTTGCCCCTTCGTCGCGGATGGCGGCGGCGGGAACAACCAGAGCCGGACGCTCGCCGAGATCCAACCGGGCGACCACGAACAGACCCGGCCGCAGCTTGCGGTCGGGATTGTCCACCACCGCTTCGATGATCAGATCGCGGCTGGCTCGGCGCACGGCCGGTCCGACATAACGAACGATGGCCCGCAGCGGCGGCCCCGACTCGTCGTTGGCGGTGCGAAATTCCACCGCCATGTTCTTGCCGATCAATTGCACGTACGTCTCTGGCACTGTCAGCTCCAGCCGCAGCGGATTCACCTCCAGCAGGGTGGCGATCTTGGTTCCCGGCTGCACGAACTCGCCGGCGGTCACGGTTCGCTCGGCGACCAGACCGGAGAAGGGCGCGCGGATGTCGGTGTCGGCCAGCGCGGTGGCCGTCGAAGCCTTGCGGGCAGCGGCGGCCGCCGACGTCCAATTGGCGGTCGCGCAACCGGCGTGGGCCTTGTCGTAGTCCACGCGCGAGATGGCCCCTTTTTCGAACAAGTTTTGCGTGCGATCGCAATCCGTCTTGGCCAGCGCCTGCTGGGTGCGGCTGGATTCCAGCTGGGCCGACGCTTCGGCCGCCGCCGACTCCAGCGTGCGGCGATCCAGCTTGGCCAGCAAGGCGCCCTTCTTCACATAACTGCCGCGCTCAACGAACGTCGCCAGCACCTTGCCCGACGCGCCGGCGGCGACATCCGACTCTTCGTTGGGCGTCAGCGTCCCCGAAAGGGTCACAAAGCGCGGCATCGGCCGCTCGCCCACCGCAGCAAAGGCGACCTTGATGGGCGCCTCGGCGTCGGGACCGGCGTTCTTTTCGGCCGTCCCCTGCTCCAGCGCGGCGCCATTGGCTCCCTTCCCGCAACCAACCGCCGCCAGCGCGGCCACCAACACCAAATAGCGAACCAACGGTCCCAGCAGTTTATCCATCACGTCCTTCTTTCAAGTGCCTGCGGCCACGTGCGTCCTCACGCGGCTGTGGGGCGGTACCGACCCGGCAACTTTGCTTTTTCGCGATTGCGTTCATAACGCGAGAAACTTTAGGTTGTCAACAATCGGTTTGTTAAATAGTATGAAGGAGTGATTAAAACAGCCGCCGCCAGTGCGGGCTCCGATGCCCCGTCGCGCGCCAAGGTTACAGCCGAGGAAGCGGCCCGTCGGGCCTGGCACCTTCTTGGCGAGGTGGCGCTGACGTTGCGTGCGGCGTGGGTGGACATCGCCGC belongs to Polyangia bacterium and includes:
- a CDS encoding efflux RND transporter periplasmic adaptor subunit; amino-acid sequence: MDKLLGPLVRYLVLVAALAAVGCGKGANGAALEQGTAEKNAGPDAEAPIKVAFAAVGERPMPRFVTLSGTLTPNEESDVAAGASGKVLATFVERGSYVKKGALLAKLDRRTLESAAAEASAQLESSRTQQALAKTDCDRTQNLFEKGAISRVDYDKAHAGCATANWTSAAAAARKASTATALADTDIRAPFSGLVAERTVTAGEFVQPGTKIATLLEVNPLRLELTVPETYVQLIGKNMAVEFRTANDESGPPLRAIVRYVGPAVRRASRDLIIEAVVDNPDRKLRPGLFVVARLDLGERPALVVPAAAIRDEGATKRIYIATDKRLEERLVQVGEAKGGFVTVLSGVNKGERVVASLSPAVHDGARFE